The genomic region TGGTTCCAGTTGTAAAGTTAAAAATGGGTTTGGAGGAAGTCAAATGAATAGCAAAGGTGTCCCAGGTTGCAATGAAACAAATAATAAAATGTAGATCACCAAATTCCGTGAGTCGTATACCACAAGTGACTCACAATGTGAACGTCTGTGATATTTCATTTAGTTTGTGATGAAGCCCAATTCACAGGCAGTAACATGAAAGACCCTTGTCATGTGTCTCCCACTCAAGACTTGCAAAGGGTTTCTCTATTCAAATGACTTGTATGAATCTACAGTCCTATGATGATGATTAATCTAGCTTCCTTGATGAATGACGCCGCTCTATGCTTGCTGGTTCAGTCACAAAAGTCCCTTGTTACTTCAACCACTCTTCTTAGTGAGCCTCTATTCCTTTGCATGTTTGTCATACCCACACAAAGTATATTAAAATAGACATTCACAGGTCTCAAAGGTTCTTACAGATCACGAGTTTTTTTCTCAAAGCCAGGCTACAAGACGTCTTTTAAAGGACATATTGAACTATATCGATAATATATTACAAGGGTTGCAAATGTGTGATTTGTATGTTTCTATGGAATCAACAATAATTCACTTGAGGTTTGAGAGTGGGAAACCACAAAAAAACAAGAGAATCAAATTATATGAAAAGATATGCATCATGAAAAGGTTGAATTTGTTTGCAGTCATACATGCAGATGATAGTAGCaacttaaacaaaaaaaaaaaaaaagtaataccCACCGGAGATATTATGGAGCCTTTGCCATGATGAAGAAAATTGAGGAAAACTTAACTGCTTGTTCATGGCAGGCCACCTCTTCTGCTGCCCACTCGGTGGCTGCTAACTCTACCGCCACCGCTACTGCTAAACCCACAATCATTAGACCTGCTGCTGCTTCCTCGACCCCAGCCACCATAACCATTTCCACTTTCCCATCCCCGTCCACCACGACCATAGCCACTCTCCCTACGCCAACCGCCACCAGAGCCACTTTCGGTATGTGAGACGCTGCCATAACCACTTTCCATACACAATCTGCTACCATAGCCACTTTCTCTACGCCACCAGCCACCACGAGACCCACGTTCTCGACCATAGTTGCCACCAGACCCACTTTCTCGACCATAGCTCCCCCCAGACACACTTTCTCGACCATAGCTGCCAGCACAGCCACTCCATCCACCACCAGAGCCACTCCAGCCACCAACAGACCCACTATCACTAGCATAGCTACCAGCAGAGCCACTCCAACCACCATGAGAGCCATTCCGACCACCACCAGACCCACTTTCCCTAACATGGCTGCCAGCAGAGCCACCACGAGACCCAGTTTCTCTATCATAGTTGCCAGCAGAGGCACTCCGACCACCACCACACCCACTTTCTCTAACATAGATGCCACTCCAGCCATCGCCTCTTTGCTTTTTGGCTTCTTCTACAGTTAGCCTGCTGCCTCCAACTTCAGATCCATCAAGCCCCAAAGCTTGACAGAACCCATTCCTGTCTGTAAACTCAATAAAAGCAACTCTGCACAAACAAGTTAATTCAAAATTCCTTTTGACCCTGGGATCTATTTAGCTTATCAACCATCAAAAACCAATTTCAGAATACAAACCCTGTAGGAGCCCCAGACACGTGATCTTTCTGTATGTACACACGTGAAATCTCTCCACACTTGTCAAAATGCTTTTCAAGTCTACTCTGAATCTGCAACAGATACTTGTTATGTAAAACAGATGAGAGAGACCTTTTTTAATTCAAAAAACTAGATTGTAATCATCTAAAGATATAAATGATTGATGCTGAATATAAGTATTGGAATGTATATGTTTGCAAGATTT from Helianthus annuus cultivar XRQ/B chromosome 10, HanXRQr2.0-SUNRISE, whole genome shotgun sequence harbors:
- the LOC110885293 gene encoding nucleolin 2 isoform X1; amino-acid sequence: MAESRLQVDSDLAPPTNPINNGKRGAEEVVEPQVVGNKKHKKTEGQNEVERPPATTQDDAKRVSISNEYKEKDKDDCSTQDRQIPNRRNALKQKSELLLDHPTRLDLATEHNPTRDTGSKTLFLGNLSFLIEEDDVRDFFKNVGEIADIRFAIKDDRFLGYGHIEFATAEAAQEALKLNKEVLLGRRVALEYTRRQRGAYTPGNSMDKSNQRGGGHAQAKTVYVRGFESRDGFDNIQSRLEKHFDKCGEISRVYIQKDHVSGAPTGVAFIEFTDRNGFCQALGLDGSEVGGSRLTVEEAKKQRGDGWSGIYVRESGCGGGRSASAGNYDRETGSRGGSAGSHVRESGSGGGRNGSHGGWSGSAGSYASDSGSVGGWSGSGGGWSGCAGSYGRESVSGGSYGRESGSGGNYGRERGSRGGWWRRESGYGSRLCMESGYGSVSHTESGSGGGWRRESGYGRGGRGWESGNGYGGWGRGSSSRSNDCGFSSSGGGRVSSHRVGSRRGGLP
- the LOC110885293 gene encoding nucleolin 2 isoform X3, with translation MSPKKRHGCSRPPHALTELTKKVERPPATTQDDAKRVSISNEYKEKDKDDCSTQDRQIPNRRNALKQKSELLLDHPTRLDLATEHNPTRDTGSKTLFLGNLSFLIEEDDVRDFFKNVGEIADIRFAIKDDRFLGYGHIEFATAEAAQEALKLNKEVLLGRRVALEYTRRQRGAYTPGNSMDKSNQRGGGHAQAKTVYVRGFESRDGFDNIQSRLEKHFDKCGEISRVYIQKDHVSGAPTGVAFIEFTDRNGFCQALGLDGSEVGGSRLTVEEAKKQRGDGWSGIYVRESGCGGGRSASAGNYDRETGSRGGSAGSHVRESGSGGGRNGSHGGWSGSAGSYASDSGSVGGWSGSGGGWSGCAGSYGRESVSGGSYGRESGSGGNYGRERGSRGGWWRRESGYGSRLCMESGYGSVSHTESGSGGGWRRESGYGRGGRGWESGNGYGGWGRGSSSRSNDCGFSSSGGGRVSSHRVGSRRGGLP
- the LOC110885293 gene encoding nucleolin 2 isoform X2, with protein sequence MAESRLQVDSDLAPPTNPINNGKRGAEEVVEPQVVGNKKHKKTEGQNEVERPPATTQDDAKRVSISNEYKEKDKDDCSTQDRQIPNRRNALKQKSELLLDHPTRLDLATEHNPTRDTGSKTLFLGNLSFLIEEDDVDFFKNVGEIADIRFAIKDDRFLGYGHIEFATAEAAQEALKLNKEVLLGRRVALEYTRRQRGAYTPGNSMDKSNQRGGGHAQAKTVYVRGFESRDGFDNIQSRLEKHFDKCGEISRVYIQKDHVSGAPTGVAFIEFTDRNGFCQALGLDGSEVGGSRLTVEEAKKQRGDGWSGIYVRESGCGGGRSASAGNYDRETGSRGGSAGSHVRESGSGGGRNGSHGGWSGSAGSYASDSGSVGGWSGSGGGWSGCAGSYGRESVSGGSYGRESGSGGNYGRERGSRGGWWRRESGYGSRLCMESGYGSVSHTESGSGGGWRRESGYGRGGRGWESGNGYGGWGRGSSSRSNDCGFSSSGGGRVSSHRVGSRRGGLP